The Procambarus clarkii isolate CNS0578487 chromosome 7, FALCON_Pclarkii_2.0, whole genome shotgun sequence genome window below encodes:
- the LOC138357809 gene encoding uncharacterized protein: MSGEHVVGMGGEHVVGMGGEHVVGMGGGHVVGMGGEHVFGMGREHLVGMGGEHVVGMGGEHVVGMGGEYVVGMGGEHVVGMGGGHVVGMGGEHVVVMGGEYVVGMGGEHVVGMGGEHVVGMGGEHVVCMGGEHVVGMGGEHVVGMGGGHVVGI; the protein is encoded by the coding sequence atgagtggagagcacgtggttggtatgggtggagagcacgtggttggtatgggtggagagcacgtggttggtatgggaGGAGGGCACGTGGTTGGCATGGGAGGAGAGCACGTGTTTGGTATGGGTAGGGAGCACCTGGTTGGTATGggtggagagcacgtggttggtatgggtggagagcacgtggttggtatgggtGGAGAGTACGTGGTTGGTATGggtggagagcacgtggttggtatgggaggagggcacgtggttggtatgggaGGAGAGCACGTGGTTGTTATGGGAGGAGAGTACGTGGTTGGTATGGgaggagagcacgtggttggtatgggaggagagcacgtggttggtatgggtggagagcacgtggtttgtatgggtggagagcacgtggttggtatgggtggagagcacgtggttggtatgggaGGAGGGCACGTGGTTGGTATATga